The following coding sequences lie in one Ostrinia nubilalis chromosome 2, ilOstNubi1.1, whole genome shotgun sequence genomic window:
- the LOC135081315 gene encoding AP-3 complex subunit mu-1 has protein sequence MIHSLFIINPAGDVFLEKHWRSVIPRSVCDYYLEAQRASPNDVPPVLAAPHHYLISIQRGGVALVAVCKQEVAPLFVIEFLHRVVDTFKDYFSDCTETIIKENYVVVYELLDEMLDNGFPLATESNILKELIKPPNILRTIANTVTGKSNVSSILPIGQLSNVPWRRSGVKYANNEAYFDVVEEVDAIIDKSGATVSAEIQGYIDCCIKLSGMPDLTLTFVNPRLFDDVSFHPCVRFKRWESERILSFIPPDGNFRLMSYHIGSQSVVAIPIYVRHNLSLRSNGDQGRLDLTVGPKQTMGRTLENVALEICMPKCVLNCSLTANQGKYSYDPVSKVLLWDIGRIELPKLPNIRGNVSVASGADTSGANPSINVHFTIPQLAVSGLRVSRLDMYGAKYKPFKGVKYITKAGKFHVRM, from the exons ATGATCCAcagcttatttataataaatcctGCTGG TGATGTGTTTTTGGAGAAGCACTGGCGTAGTGTAATTCCAAGATCTGTCTGTGATTATTACTTGGAAGCACAACGGGCATCTCCTAAT gATGTGCCTCCTGTGCTGGCTGCGCCACATCATTACTTGATATCCATCCAGAGGGGAGGTGTGGCCCTCGTGGCCGTATGCAAGCAAGAGGTGGCACCTCTATTTGTTATTGAATTTTTGCATAGGGTTGTTGATACATTCAAG gacTATTTCTCAGATTGTACAGAAACCATtataaaagaaaactatgttGTAGTATATGAG TTGCTAGATGAAATGTTAGATAATGGTTTTCCACTGGCAACAGAGAGTAATATTCTGAAAGAGTTGATAAAACCACCTAATATTTTGAGGACCATTGCAAACACAGTTACTGGCAAATCCAA TGTGTCTTCAATATTACCAATTGGCCAGCTGTCCAATGTGCCTTGGAGGAGATCCGGTGTGAAGTATGCTAACAACGAAGCATACTTTGATGTAGTAGAGGAGGTAGATGCGATCATAGACAAAAGTGGCGCAACTGTTTCTGCTGAGATACAGGGATAT ATTGACTGCTGCATTAAATTGAGTGGAATGCCTGATCTGACTCTAACTTTCGTAAATCCACGATTATTTGATGATGTTTCATTCCATCCATGTGTAAGATTCAAACGCTGGGAG TCCGAGAGGATATTGTCGTTCATACCGCCCGACGGTAACTTCCGACTAATGTCGTACCACATCGGCTCCCAGAGCGTGGTAGCGATCCCCATCTACGTCCGGCACAACCTCTCGCTCAGGTCGAACGGCGACCAGGGCCGGCTAGACTTGACCGTGGGACCTAAACAGACTATGGGCCGGACATTAGAAA ATGTAGCGTTAGAAATATGTATGCCAAAATGTGTTCTAAACTGCTCTCTGACTGCAAATCAAGGCAAATATTCGTATGACCCCGTGAGCAAGGTTCTGCTCTGGGATATCGGGCGAATCGAATTGCCAAAGCTGCCAAACATTAGAGGAAAC GTTTCCGTAGCGTCCGGCGCTGACACGAGTGGCGCGAACCCGAGTATCAATGTCCACTTCACGATTCCGCAACTGGCCGTCAGCGGGCTGCGCGTGAGTCGCCTGGATATGTATGGAGCCAAGTACAAGCCCTTCAAGGGGGTGAAATACATCACTAAAGCGGGCAAATTCCATGTGAGGATGTGA
- the LOC135081365 gene encoding small ribosomal subunit protein uS7 isoform X1, with protein MATLCTTLPLSTASDQLPFSRALLTERGAMAEENWNDEMEAGSVAVESMPLPQPADIPEIKLFGRWSCYDVQVSDMSLQDYISVKEKYAKYLPHSAGRYAHKRFRKAQCPIVERLTNSLMMHGRNNGKKLMAVRIVKHAFEIIHLLTGENPLQVLVTAIINSGPREDSTRIGRAGTVRRQAVDVSPLRRVNQAIWLLCTGAREAAFRNIKTIAECVADELINAAKGSSNSYAIKKKDELERVAKSNR; from the exons atggCAACATTGTGTACCACCCTGCCACTTTCGACTGCGTCCGATCAACTTCCTTTTTCTCGTGCTCTTTTGACAGAACGAG GCGCCATGGCTGAAGAAAACTGGAATGATGAAATGGAAGCGGGCAGCGTGGCTGTCGAGAGCATGCCACTTCCCCAACCGGCCGACATTCCCGAAATTAAACTCTTCGGGAGATGGAGCTGCTACGACGTGCAAGTTTCGGACATGTCCCTCCAGGATTACATTTCAGTAAAAGAGAAATATGCTAAATATTTGCCACACTCTGCTGGAAGGTATGCCCACAAAAGATTCCGCAAGGCTCAATGCCCCATCGTCGAGCGTCTGACCAACTCTTTGATGATGCACGGACGCAACAATGGCAAGAAACTTATGGCTGTGCGTATTGTTAAGCACGCCTTTGAAATCATTCACTTATTGACTGGTGAGAACCCTCTTCAAGTCCTTGTTACTGCCATAATCAACTCCGGACCCCGTGAAGACTCCACCAGGATTGGTCGTGCCGGTACAGTTCGTCGTCAAGCTGTGGATGTGTCTCCACTCCGTCGTGTGAACCAGGCTATCTGGCTGTTGTGCACAGGTGCCCGGGAAGCCGCGTTCAGAAACATTAAGACAATCGCCGAGTGTGTGGCTGATGAGCTCATCAACGCTGCTAAGGGTTCATCTAACTCTTATGCCATCAAGAAGAAGGATGAGTTGGAGCGTGTCGCTAAATCCAACCGTTAA
- the LOC135081365 gene encoding small ribosomal subunit protein uS7 isoform X2 has protein sequence MAEENWNDEMEAGSVAVESMPLPQPADIPEIKLFGRWSCYDVQVSDMSLQDYISVKEKYAKYLPHSAGRYAHKRFRKAQCPIVERLTNSLMMHGRNNGKKLMAVRIVKHAFEIIHLLTGENPLQVLVTAIINSGPREDSTRIGRAGTVRRQAVDVSPLRRVNQAIWLLCTGAREAAFRNIKTIAECVADELINAAKGSSNSYAIKKKDELERVAKSNR, from the coding sequence ATGGCTGAAGAAAACTGGAATGATGAAATGGAAGCGGGCAGCGTGGCTGTCGAGAGCATGCCACTTCCCCAACCGGCCGACATTCCCGAAATTAAACTCTTCGGGAGATGGAGCTGCTACGACGTGCAAGTTTCGGACATGTCCCTCCAGGATTACATTTCAGTAAAAGAGAAATATGCTAAATATTTGCCACACTCTGCTGGAAGGTATGCCCACAAAAGATTCCGCAAGGCTCAATGCCCCATCGTCGAGCGTCTGACCAACTCTTTGATGATGCACGGACGCAACAATGGCAAGAAACTTATGGCTGTGCGTATTGTTAAGCACGCCTTTGAAATCATTCACTTATTGACTGGTGAGAACCCTCTTCAAGTCCTTGTTACTGCCATAATCAACTCCGGACCCCGTGAAGACTCCACCAGGATTGGTCGTGCCGGTACAGTTCGTCGTCAAGCTGTGGATGTGTCTCCACTCCGTCGTGTGAACCAGGCTATCTGGCTGTTGTGCACAGGTGCCCGGGAAGCCGCGTTCAGAAACATTAAGACAATCGCCGAGTGTGTGGCTGATGAGCTCATCAACGCTGCTAAGGGTTCATCTAACTCTTATGCCATCAAGAAGAAGGATGAGTTGGAGCGTGTCGCTAAATCCAACCGTTAA
- the LOC135081354 gene encoding succinate--CoA ligase [GDP-forming] subunit beta, mitochondrial, protein MSAFKNFKLFKVLNVKHPQVNIKRNLNLQEYHSKDLLRKHQVTVQDFRILDTKLDTTPLSDFKANEYVVKAQILAGGRGKGHFDNGFKGGVHLTKKQDEIVPLAKNMLGHKLITKQTPKDGIKVDKVMVAESVNIKRETYLSIIMERSYNGAAIVASPAGGMDIETVAEETPHLLKTVPIDIYEGVTDKVANQIAEFLEFKGPLRSKCAQEIKNLWQLFMKVDATQLEINPLVETDDGRVVAVDAKINFDDNAKFRQADIFALDDVSETDPRERDAAAQNLVYIDMDGSIGCMVNGAGLAMATMDLINLNGGRPANFLDLGGGVGQAQVAVALKILESDPKVKTIFVNVFAGIVNCATIANGIVAACKENPPKHAMVIRLEGTNSAAARKILEESGFPVTILNDADEAAKMAVKLAQQK, encoded by the exons ATGTCTGCGTTTaagaattttaaattatttaaagtgCTCAATGTGAAACATCCACAAGTTAATATCAAGAGAAACTTAAATCTACAGGAGTATCATAGTAAAGATCTTCTAAGAAAGCATCAGGTTACTGTTCAAGATTTCCGCATACTGGATACTAAATTAGATACGACACCTCTTTCTGATTTCAAGGCCAATGAATACGTAGTGAAGGCTCAAATTCTTGCCGGTGGCAGAGGCAAAGGCCACTTTGATAACGGGTTCAAAGGTGGTGTTCATCTGACTAAGAAACAAGATGAAATTGTACCTCTAGCAAAGAATATGCTTGGGCATAAGCTCATTACTAAGCAGACACCAAAAGATGGTATAAAGGTAGATAAAGTCATGGTGGCCGAGAGTGTAAACATAAAACGGGAAACATACCTAAGTATAATAATGGAGAGGAGCTACAATGGTGCTGCTATAGTAGCTTCACCAGCTGGTGGCATGGATATAGAAACTGTTGCAGAGGAAACACCTCATCTGTTGAAAACAGTTCCAATTGATATTTATGAAGGTGTTACTGATAAGGTTGCTAATCAAATAGCAGAATTCTTGGAATTTAAGGGTCCCCTGAGGAGCAAATGTgcacaagaaataaaaaatctatggCAACTATTTATGAAG GTAGATGCAACACAGCTGGAAATCAATCCTCTGGTTGAAACTGATGATGGCAGAGTGGTAGCAGTTGATGCAAAAATCAATTTCGATGACAATGCAAAGTTTAGGCAAGCTGATATATTTGCCCTTGATGATGTTTCAGAAACTGATCCTAGAGAG agGGATGCAGCAGCTCAAAACCTTGTCTATATTGACATGGATGGCAGCATAGGGTGCATGGTCAATGGTGCTGGCCTAGCCATGGCCACCATGGACCTGATTAATTTGAATGGTGGCAGACCAGCCAATTTCTTGGATTTGGGTGGTGGTGTTGGGCAGGCCCAAGTTGCTGTTGCCCTGAAAATCCTGGAGTCAGACCCTAAAGTTAAAACCATTTTTGTGAATGTCTTTGCTG GTATTGTCAACTGTGCTACAATTGCTAATGGGATTGTAGCAGCTTGCAAAGAAAATCCACCAAAGCATGCTATGGTCATAAGGCTGGAGGGCACCAACTCTGCAGCTGCCAGGAAAATTTTAGAGGAATCTGGATTCCCTGTTACTATCTTAAATGATGCAGATGAGGCAGCTAAGATGGCTGTTAAATTAGCTCAACAGAAATaa
- the LOC135081345 gene encoding mitochondrial-processing peptidase subunit alpha has product MSHVTDVKFLFSRLFSLKNGLNPSRWGLRNFSQDVDKSVAGLQKGSVTPLPPLSEPMPHLPPVSYSTAKSEDAHTEVTVLSNGLRVASEKKFGQFCTAGVVIDSGPRYEVSYPNGICHFLEKLSFGATHKYATRDVMLRELERHGGICDCQGSRDTTVYATSADSRGLEAVTQVLAEVTLRPQLSNEEIEAARQAVAFELETLAMRPEQETILMDMIHAAAYKGNTLGLPKICPTENVYKIDRNIILKYLKNHYSPSRMVVAAVGVEHGPFVEFVQKYFVDMKPTWHTEETENSAIEVDNSIAQYTGGIQQEECEIPLYPGSDLPELSHVVIGLESCSHGDPDFVATCVLNMMMGGGGSFSAGGPGKGMYTRLYTNVLNRYHWMFNATAYNHAYGDTGLFCVHSASPPNRIYDTTIVIARELANMAGKVGETELKRAKTQLQSMLLMNLEARPVVFEDVGRQVLATGKRKPPSFFINEIEKITADDIVRVARRMLSKQPAVAARGKLAHLPSFEEIQANISLSNSDAPQGRRINLFRA; this is encoded by the exons ATGTCACATGTAACAGAtgtgaaatttctttttagtaggttattttcattaaaaaatgg ACTGAATCCATCAAGATGGGGTCTGAGAAATTTTTCTCAGGATGTGGACAAGTCAGTTGCAGGCTTACAAAAGGGCAGTGTGACTCCTTTACCTCCACTGTCAGAGCCCATGCCACACCTTCCTCCAGTATCATATTCTACAGCTAAATCTGAAGATGCACACACAGAAGTAACTGTGCTTAGTAATGGTTTAAGAGTGGCTTCTGAAAAGAAATTTGGGCAGTTCTGTACTGCAGgag ttgttaTTGATTCTGGTCCAAGATATGAAGTATCTTATCCAAATGGCATTTGTCACTTCCTTGAGAAATTGAGTTTTGGT GCAACACACAAATATGCAACACGTGATGTGATGCTCCGTGAGCTAGAACGACATGGTGGGATCTGTGACTGTCAAGGGTCTAGAGATACAACTGTCTATGCCACAAGTGCTGACTCCAGAGGTCTTGAGGCTGTTACACAG GTTTTAGCAGAAGTAACATTAAGGCCTCAGCTATCAAATGAAGAAATAGAAGCAGCAAGGCAAGCTGTAGCTTTCGAGTTGGAAACTCTCGCCATGAGACCAGAACAAGAGACTATTTTGATGGACATGATACATGCT GCTGCATACAAAGGAAATACACTTGGATTGCCAAAAATATGCCCGACAGAAAATGTGTACAAAATTGACCGCAATATTATactcaaatatttgaaaaaccaTTACTCTCCCAGTAGAATGGTTGTTGCTGCTGTTGGA gTAGAACATGGGCCATTTGTGGAGTTtgtccaaaaatattttgttgataTGAAACCCACATGGCACACAGAAGAGACAGAAAATTCTGCTATTGAAGTTGACAATTCTATTGCACAATATACCGGTGGCATTCAGCAG GAAGAATGCGAAATTCCTCTATACCCAGGTTCTGATCTCCCTGAGTTATCTCACGTTGTTATTGGCCTAGAAA GTTGCTCCCACGGCGACCCCGACTTCGTGGCAACTTGTGTGCTAAACATGATGATGGGAGGCGGTGGCTCCTTTTCTGCCGGCGGGCCCGGTAAAGGCATGTACACCCGTCTGTACACAAATGTGCTCAACAG ATATCACTGGATGTTTAACGCGACGGCTTACAATCACGCTTATGGTGATACTGGCCTGTTCTGCGTGCATTCGGCGTCGCCACCAAATCGCATTTATGACACCACGATTGTGATTGCTAGAGAACTCGCCAATATGGCAGGAAAAGTCGGAGAAACCGAATTGAAG AGAGCCAAGACCCAACTACAGTCCATGTTATTGATGAACTTAGAAGCGAGGCCTGTGGTATTCGAAGATGTCGGCCGTCAAGTCCTCGCGACGGGCAAGAGAAAGCCACCATCTTTCTTCATCAACGAAATAG AAAAAATCACCGCCGACGACATCGTCCGCGTAGCGCGGCGCATGCTCAGCAAGCAGCCGGCCGTCGCCGCCCGCGGCAAGCTCGCGCACCTGCCCAGCTTCGAGGAGATCCAGGCCAACATATCGCTCTCCAACAGCGACGCCCCGCAGGGACGGCGGATCAATCTATTCCGcgcctaa